Proteins found in one Microbacterium sp. SSM24 genomic segment:
- a CDS encoding DUF998 domain-containing protein, which yields MTQTAHADTGTRRERALARISEGGSERSLETLALGIAAVAFVIVALVALIAFGFQAAPIAGPGSVGQFAAIASAVVAFAAVLGGRYLLHERGSQGRLRVLDHFDILALAIAHAVIALLGWTLMAVILEQAFIGAEVFALPVLLLAGATAGMTAYVAFYSATHMDLQLLAMVLAVFLVLGVLSSMLTASDPNWWKDNLSALGMTTNVSALAFNLTLIVAGFLVTTLARYATRGIPTSNPVGVARVRVCLIVVGVFLALVGVFPVNLFFAVHTGVASGMVVAYGVLVIGLPRWIPGMPRPFVLLGWLFLGVTLVLAVFFLIGYYTLTAVELVAGILVFTWIILFIRNAAALEQDARSA from the coding sequence ATGACCCAGACCGCCCACGCCGACACCGGGACGCGCCGTGAGCGCGCCCTCGCCCGCATCTCCGAGGGCGGCAGCGAGCGCTCGCTCGAGACGCTCGCCCTGGGCATCGCCGCCGTCGCCTTCGTGATCGTCGCCCTCGTGGCGCTCATCGCGTTCGGCTTCCAGGCCGCGCCCATCGCCGGTCCGGGATCGGTCGGTCAATTCGCGGCGATCGCCTCGGCGGTCGTCGCCTTCGCCGCCGTTCTCGGCGGCCGCTACCTGCTCCACGAGCGAGGCTCTCAGGGCCGCCTGCGCGTGCTCGACCACTTCGACATCCTCGCGCTCGCGATCGCGCACGCCGTCATCGCGCTCCTCGGATGGACGCTGATGGCCGTCATCCTCGAGCAGGCGTTCATCGGCGCCGAGGTCTTCGCGCTCCCGGTGCTGCTCCTCGCGGGTGCCACGGCCGGCATGACCGCCTACGTCGCGTTCTACTCCGCGACCCATATGGACCTGCAGCTGCTCGCCATGGTGCTGGCGGTGTTCCTCGTGCTCGGCGTGCTCTCGAGCATGCTCACCGCGAGCGACCCGAACTGGTGGAAGGACAACCTGAGCGCCCTCGGCATGACGACGAACGTGTCGGCGCTCGCGTTCAACCTCACACTCATCGTCGCCGGGTTCCTCGTGACGACTCTCGCTCGCTACGCCACGCGCGGCATCCCGACGTCCAACCCCGTCGGGGTCGCCAGGGTGCGCGTGTGCCTGATCGTCGTCGGCGTCTTCCTCGCGCTCGTGGGCGTGTTCCCGGTGAACCTCTTCTTCGCCGTCCACACCGGCGTCGCCTCCGGAATGGTCGTCGCCTACGGCGTGCTCGTCATCGGCCTGCCGAGGTGGATCCCCGGGATGCCGCGCCCCTTCGTTCTTCTCGGGTGGCTGTTCCTCGGGGTCACGCTCGTGCTCGCGGTGTTCTTCCTCATCGGCTACTACACGCTCACGGCGGTCGAGCTCGTCGCCGGCATCCTCGTCTTCACCTGGATCATCCTGTTCATCCGCAACGCGGCCGCCCTGGAACAGGACGCCCGGAGCGCCTGA